From a single Alkalibacter saccharofermentans DSM 14828 genomic region:
- the hcp gene encoding hydroxylamine reductase: MSMFCYQCQEAAKGTGCTVKGVCGKTDVVSNLQDLMVYTLKGISQLVIRGKQAGVEMPNKNHYVMTGLFMTITNANFDDQAILNNIRKGLEIKQELKGFLSENGVSLEGLHDAALWSATDDNGIIAKSLAPEAGILATENEDVRSLRELIIYGVKGMAAYAEHALNLGKEDVNIYEFMVKALAATLDDSLSADDLVALTLETGKFGVDTMAMLDAANTGTYGNPEITEVNIGVRNNPGILVSGHDLKDFEQLLEQSKGAGVDIYTHGEMLPANYYPAFKKYDHFFGNYGNAWWKQKEEFESFNGPILFTTNCIVPPKEDQISRIYTTGASGYPGCKHIEADQDGNKNFSEIIEHAKKLKSPTEIETGTIIGGFAHAQVFALADKVVDAVKSGAIKKFFVMAGCDGRMKSRDYYTEFAEKLPEGTVILTAGCAKYRYNKLELGDIGGIPRVLDAGQCNDSYSLAVIALKLKEVFELNDINELPIAYNIAWYEQKAVIVLLALLYLGVKNIHLGPTLPGFLSQNVAKVLVENFGIAGIGSVEDDIEMFMA; the protein is encoded by the coding sequence ATGAGTATGTTTTGTTATCAGTGTCAAGAAGCAGCAAAGGGAACAGGTTGTACTGTAAAGGGTGTTTGTGGTAAAACCGATGTAGTATCTAATTTACAAGATTTAATGGTATATACCCTAAAAGGGATTTCGCAGCTTGTTATCAGAGGTAAGCAAGCAGGAGTTGAAATGCCAAATAAGAATCACTACGTTATGACAGGTCTTTTTATGACAATAACAAATGCAAATTTTGACGATCAGGCAATTTTAAACAATATAAGAAAAGGTCTGGAAATAAAACAAGAATTAAAAGGATTCTTATCAGAAAATGGAGTGTCTTTAGAGGGCCTTCACGATGCAGCTTTATGGAGCGCAACTGACGATAATGGAATAATAGCTAAATCTTTGGCTCCGGAGGCAGGAATTTTAGCAACTGAAAATGAAGATGTAAGATCTTTGAGGGAACTTATCATTTACGGGGTTAAAGGAATGGCTGCTTACGCTGAGCATGCATTGAACTTGGGTAAAGAAGATGTAAATATTTATGAGTTCATGGTTAAAGCTCTTGCAGCTACTTTGGATGATAGCCTGAGTGCAGATGATCTTGTAGCTTTGACTTTAGAAACAGGAAAGTTCGGCGTAGATACAATGGCAATGCTTGATGCGGCTAATACAGGAACTTATGGCAACCCTGAAATAACTGAAGTTAACATTGGAGTTAGAAACAATCCCGGGATTCTAGTTTCAGGTCATGATCTGAAAGATTTCGAGCAATTGTTGGAGCAAAGTAAAGGCGCCGGTGTAGATATATACACTCATGGAGAGATGTTGCCTGCAAACTATTATCCGGCTTTCAAGAAGTATGATCATTTCTTTGGGAACTATGGAAATGCCTGGTGGAAGCAAAAAGAGGAATTTGAAAGCTTCAATGGTCCGATACTGTTTACTACAAATTGTATAGTGCCTCCTAAAGAAGATCAAATATCAAGAATCTACACAACAGGAGCTTCTGGGTATCCTGGATGCAAACATATTGAAGCAGACCAGGATGGAAACAAAAATTTCTCTGAGATAATCGAACACGCAAAAAAATTGAAATCGCCAACTGAAATTGAAACGGGAACAATTATAGGTGGTTTTGCCCATGCTCAAGTATTTGCTTTAGCGGATAAGGTAGTGGATGCTGTTAAGTCAGGCGCAATCAAGAAGTTCTTCGTAATGGCAGGATGCGACGGTAGAATGAAATCAAGAGACTATTATACTGAATTTGCTGAAAAGCTTCCTGAAGGAACGGTAATCCTAACAGCAGGCTGCGCAAAATATAGATACAATAAACTCGAATTAGGGGATATTGGAGGCATTCCGAGAGTTCTTGATGCGGGACAGTGTAATGATTCGTACTCTCTGGCTGTGATAGCTTTAAAATTAAAAGAAGTATTCGAGCTTAATGACATAAATGAACTTCCAATAGCCTATAATATTGCATGGTATGAGCAAAAAGCTGTAATAGTGTTGTTGGCACTACTTTATCTGGGAGTAAAGAATATTCACCTGGGTCCTACACTTCCAGGTTTCTTGTCACAAAATGTTGCAAAAGTGCTTGTAGAGAATTTTGGCATTGCGGGAATCGGAAGCGTAGAAGACGATATAGAAATGTTCATGGCTTAA
- the nifS gene encoding cysteine desulfurase NifS: MQRRYFDYAATTPLDSEVLNEMLPHMKENFGNPSSVYSYGRDARKVIDDSREKVASIIGAQAKEIYFTSGGTESDNWAIKGTAFANKDKGNHIITTTVEHHAVLHTCKYLEKHGYEVTYLPVDEYGLIDLDDLKNSIRENTILITVMFANNEIGTIQPIAEIGKIAKENKVLFHTDAVQALGSVDIDVKDLGVDLMSISGHKIYGPKGIGALYVRKGVKIDNLIHGGAQEKKKRGGTENTPAIAGFAKACEMAQSTLTDQIKQATELRDYMIKGILDSIPEVKLNGHPEKRLPGNVNVSIRYIEGESILLSLDLIGIAASSGSACTSGSLDPSHVLLAIGLSHEIAHGSLRFSIGKYTTKEEVDFVLDKLPGIIQRLRDMSPLYNA; this comes from the coding sequence TTGCAAAGAAGATATTTTGACTATGCAGCAACTACACCGCTGGACAGCGAAGTGTTAAATGAAATGTTGCCTCATATGAAAGAAAATTTCGGGAACCCTTCCAGTGTATACTCTTATGGAAGAGACGCCAGAAAGGTAATAGATGATTCAAGGGAAAAAGTGGCAAGTATTATAGGGGCTCAAGCCAAAGAGATTTATTTTACAAGTGGAGGAACTGAATCTGACAATTGGGCAATAAAAGGTACAGCGTTTGCAAATAAAGACAAAGGCAATCATATAATTACTACTACTGTGGAACATCATGCAGTATTGCACACATGTAAATACCTTGAGAAACATGGTTACGAAGTTACGTATTTACCTGTAGATGAATACGGGCTGATAGACTTGGATGATTTAAAAAACAGCATAAGAGAAAACACCATATTGATTACGGTAATGTTTGCGAATAATGAAATAGGAACAATTCAACCGATAGCAGAGATTGGAAAGATTGCCAAGGAAAATAAAGTTCTTTTTCATACGGATGCAGTTCAAGCATTAGGAAGCGTTGATATCGATGTTAAAGATTTGGGAGTGGATCTGATGTCAATTTCCGGTCATAAAATCTATGGGCCTAAAGGCATAGGCGCTTTATACGTAAGAAAAGGTGTTAAGATCGACAACCTGATTCATGGTGGAGCCCAAGAAAAGAAAAAAAGAGGCGGCACTGAAAATACACCTGCAATTGCAGGTTTTGCAAAAGCCTGCGAAATGGCACAGAGCACTTTAACTGATCAAATTAAACAGGCCACAGAGTTAAGGGATTATATGATAAAGGGAATACTGGATTCTATACCAGAAGTGAAATTAAATGGTCATCCCGAAAAAAGACTTCCTGGCAATGTGAATGTCAGCATAAGATATATCGAAGGAGAATCGATACTTCTAAGTTTGGATTTGATTGGAATTGCAGCTTCAAGCGGCTCGGCATGTACATCTGGTTCTTTGGATCCATCCCATGTGCTTTTGGCGATAGGGTTGTCCCATGAAATCGCTCATGGATCTTTGAGGTTTTCGATAGGCAAATACACTACAAAAGAAGAGGTAGACTTTGTGTTGGATAAGCTGCCTGGAATAATTCAGCGATTGAGAGATATGTCTCCGCTGTACAATGCTTAA
- a CDS encoding RrF2 family transcriptional regulator, translating to MRLSTKGRYGVMAMYQLAVNYEMGTTSLKDIAEELDYSDAYLEQMFAILKRERLITSHRGPKGGYRLSKDPYDITVGEVIRALEGPIEFSSCVGGTENYDCKRSSLCVTKEIWEKINDSINSVIDHITLGDLLDKYDKNLNEAKRS from the coding sequence ATGAGACTATCCACAAAAGGCAGATACGGCGTCATGGCCATGTATCAGTTGGCTGTAAATTACGAGATGGGCACAACATCGTTGAAAGACATTGCCGAAGAACTTGATTATTCTGACGCGTACCTTGAGCAGATGTTTGCGATATTAAAAAGAGAGAGGCTGATAACCAGTCATAGAGGTCCTAAAGGCGGTTATAGGCTATCTAAGGACCCGTATGATATAACAGTGGGAGAGGTGATCAGAGCTCTCGAAGGTCCTATAGAGTTTTCTTCTTGTGTCGGTGGAACAGAAAATTACGATTGCAAAAGATCCAGCCTTTGTGTCACCAAAGAAATATGGGAGAAAATTAATGACAGCATAAACAGTGTTATAGATCATATTACACTTGGAGATTTATTAGACAAATACGATAAAAATCTTAACGAAGCTAAAAGGAGCTGA
- a CDS encoding mechanosensitive ion channel family protein: MDRYQMSEGLVEVFGIIITFVMLTSISILAYFAAKKILLPIIARRIEGNRLKWDNYLLKRKVFEKSTGLIPLMVFYWGASHLGSLAQGFKLATSILMLMLIAKVVGCLLETIDDIYSTLEVSKEKPIKGFLQVIKITIYILVGISVIASLMGTNPFVLLSGIGAMAAVFSFIFKDTILGLVAGVLLSVNDMLRIGDWIEMPSYGANGDVLEISMNTVKVKNFDLTITTVPAYALISDSFKNWRGIQESGGRRIMRSVHIDVNSVKFCSPSDMKKFQNISLVSSFVQENIERMSQKGADAITNVGIYRAYIGEYLKNHPKIHREIFQIVRQLQPTDKGLPIEIYAFTNDIDWVNYENIQAEIFEHVMVSAKFFDLRLFQDPTGFDLKNINIVDKTDKNTKEN; encoded by the coding sequence TTGGATAGATATCAGATGTCTGAAGGATTGGTTGAGGTTTTTGGGATAATAATTACTTTTGTCATGTTGACATCAATAAGTATTTTAGCATATTTTGCAGCAAAGAAGATATTGCTCCCGATAATTGCTCGACGAATTGAAGGAAATCGATTAAAGTGGGACAATTATCTGCTGAAAAGAAAAGTCTTCGAGAAATCTACAGGTCTCATACCGTTGATGGTTTTTTATTGGGGCGCTTCTCACTTAGGATCATTGGCACAGGGGTTCAAGCTGGCAACGTCCATATTAATGCTTATGCTCATTGCCAAAGTGGTAGGATGCTTGCTTGAAACCATAGATGATATTTACTCAACACTAGAGGTTTCCAAAGAAAAACCTATAAAGGGATTTTTACAGGTTATAAAAATAACGATTTATATTCTAGTCGGTATATCTGTTATAGCAAGCTTGATGGGAACAAACCCCTTTGTGTTATTAAGTGGAATTGGTGCTATGGCTGCAGTATTTTCTTTTATATTTAAAGATACGATATTGGGATTGGTAGCAGGAGTATTGCTTTCTGTAAATGACATGCTGCGAATTGGCGATTGGATCGAGATGCCTAGCTATGGCGCAAATGGAGATGTTTTAGAAATAAGCATGAATACAGTAAAGGTGAAAAATTTTGATTTGACTATTACCACTGTACCGGCATATGCTCTTATCAGCGATTCATTCAAAAATTGGAGAGGGATCCAAGAATCAGGTGGCAGGAGGATTATGAGATCTGTACATATAGATGTAAACAGCGTAAAGTTTTGCTCGCCGTCGGATATGAAAAAATTCCAAAACATTAGCCTTGTTAGCAGCTTTGTTCAAGAAAACATTGAAAGAATGAGCCAAAAGGGTGCTGATGCTATTACGAATGTTGGAATTTACAGAGCGTATATAGGGGAATATTTGAAAAACCACCCTAAGATACACAGGGAAATATTCCAGATAGTCAGGCAGCTGCAGCCTACAGACAAGGGACTTCCAATAGAGATTTATGCTTTTACCAATGATATCGATTGGGTTAACTATGAAAATATTCAAGCTGAAATATTTGAACATGTCATGGTTTCGGCAAAGTTCTTTGATTTGAGGCTGTTCCAAGATCCGACAGGTTTTGATTTAAAAAATATAAATATTGTTGATAAAACCGATAAAAATACAAAAGAAAATTAA
- a CDS encoding BCCT family transporter: protein MDDDKKRRLASKRELARKLQKAEIEARKKAIKNRKPFKGLQIRPTTSLFDEKGKQEPGEKNWAGFGFDIHPQVTLISAIFLVVFISLTIIYPDVAERTFATIMSGITKNAGWFFILAANLFIIAALYFAFGKYGNIRIGGNDAQPEFSKFGWYAMLLSAGMGIGLLFWSVGEPISHLGSPSPMFGSIDPGAPRAAQAAMATTFFHWGIHPWAIYSIVGLGLAFFAYNRGLPLTIRSVFYPLIGNKIYGFWGNVIDVLSVLATLTGLATSLGLGVSQVNAGLNFLFGINISTGIQVGLIIGITGLATASVVMGLDGGVKRLSEINMVLAGVFMLFILIAGPTVYILSGFTQNIGYYMSNFVEMSLWTETFRDTNWQGAWTIFYWAWWISWSPFVGMFIARISKGRTVREFILGVLLVPSLLSFFWMSVFGGTAIYLQTNGIGDIASAVSSDVSIALFAMLEYLPWTQLLSVVGIILVTVFFVTSSDSGSLVVDHLTSGGKLDSPVPQRVFWAVMEGVVAAALLIGGGLTALQTASVLTGLPFAIILLLLIYSLNAGFSQEYEIEEAVRKKLREVEEEHFLNEAINAAVQDEALVNSDK, encoded by the coding sequence ATGGATGACGATAAAAAAAGAAGATTGGCTTCTAAGCGGGAATTGGCAAGAAAACTTCAAAAAGCGGAGATAGAAGCCAGAAAAAAAGCTATCAAGAACAGAAAGCCCTTTAAGGGACTTCAAATCAGACCAACAACGTCTTTATTCGATGAAAAGGGCAAGCAGGAACCGGGTGAGAAAAATTGGGCGGGTTTCGGGTTTGACATTCATCCGCAGGTAACTTTGATATCAGCAATTTTCTTAGTGGTATTTATTTCTTTAACTATTATATATCCTGATGTAGCCGAAAGAACCTTTGCAACCATTATGAGTGGAATTACTAAAAATGCAGGATGGTTTTTTATATTGGCTGCAAACTTATTTATTATAGCAGCTCTGTATTTTGCATTTGGCAAATACGGTAACATCAGAATAGGAGGTAATGACGCTCAACCGGAATTTAGTAAATTTGGTTGGTATGCAATGCTTCTAAGCGCGGGAATGGGAATAGGTCTGCTGTTTTGGAGTGTTGGTGAACCTATAAGCCACCTCGGGTCACCATCTCCCATGTTCGGAAGCATTGATCCAGGCGCTCCTCGGGCGGCACAAGCGGCAATGGCTACAACTTTTTTTCACTGGGGCATACATCCGTGGGCAATTTACTCTATAGTAGGGTTGGGACTTGCATTTTTTGCTTACAACAGAGGGTTGCCCTTGACGATAAGATCTGTATTTTACCCATTGATTGGCAATAAGATATATGGATTTTGGGGTAATGTGATTGATGTGCTATCAGTTCTTGCGACGCTTACCGGACTAGCTACTTCCTTGGGCCTAGGCGTTTCTCAAGTGAATGCAGGCCTGAATTTTTTATTTGGGATAAATATCAGTACAGGGATTCAAGTGGGTTTGATAATTGGAATAACAGGCTTGGCAACAGCGTCTGTAGTAATGGGGCTTGATGGTGGAGTAAAACGCCTCAGTGAAATCAATATGGTATTAGCTGGAGTTTTCATGCTTTTCATACTTATTGCAGGACCTACTGTATATATTTTAAGCGGATTTACACAAAATATCGGATATTACATGTCTAACTTTGTTGAAATGAGTTTGTGGACAGAAACATTCAGAGATACAAATTGGCAGGGAGCATGGACTATATTTTACTGGGCATGGTGGATATCCTGGTCTCCTTTTGTAGGGATGTTTATAGCTCGTATATCCAAAGGAAGAACCGTAAGGGAGTTTATCCTAGGGGTGCTGCTAGTGCCTTCATTATTGTCGTTTTTTTGGATGAGCGTTTTTGGAGGAACTGCAATTTATCTGCAGACCAATGGGATTGGCGATATAGCCTCAGCAGTATCATCAGATGTTTCGATAGCTCTGTTTGCCATGCTGGAATATTTGCCTTGGACTCAGCTGCTTTCCGTCGTTGGAATAATACTCGTCACTGTATTCTTCGTGACCTCCTCAGATTCTGGCTCTTTGGTAGTCGACCATCTAACATCAGGCGGTAAACTTGACTCACCGGTACCACAGAGGGTTTTTTGGGCAGTAATGGAAGGAGTGGTAGCGGCAGCGCTGTTAATAGGTGGAGGATTGACTGCTCTGCAAACTGCCTCTGTTCTAACAGGATTGCCCTTTGCGATTATTTTATTATTATTGATTTATTCCCTGAATGCAGGGTTTAGTCAGGAATATGAAATAGAGGAGGCAGTAAGAAAGAAATTAAGAGAAGTTGAAGAAGAACATTTCCTAAATGAAGCTATAAATGCAGCTGTTCAAGATGAAGCATTAGTAAATAGCGACAAGTAA
- the pgeF gene encoding peptidoglycan editing factor PgeF encodes MEFKKNSDKGFIFYTIPSFEDTGLVKHCFTSRLNADYDGTLNAFDLNPKKINESEQVISNYKKLSSTLNIPFDSFTLSDQVHGDRVHIVTKADKGKGLSKKSYIKNADSLITNEKNIALTTFYADCVPIYILDPLNKAIGLAHAGWKGTVKKIGAKTLNKMTYQFGTNPADCLVAIGPSIGPCCFEVGFEVAEIFIKNFTDSLSHITKQENHKYLVDLWSINKKEFVKLGVPDKNISVSSLCTLCNKEVFFSYRGEHGDTGRMAAVLMLT; translated from the coding sequence ATGGAATTTAAGAAAAACAGTGATAAAGGCTTTATCTTTTATACAATACCTTCCTTTGAAGACACAGGACTGGTCAAACATTGTTTTACCTCCAGGCTGAATGCAGATTATGACGGAACCTTAAATGCTTTCGATTTAAACCCTAAAAAAATAAATGAAAGCGAACAGGTTATAAGCAACTATAAAAAACTCTCATCAACTTTAAACATACCTTTTGACAGTTTCACGCTGTCCGACCAGGTTCATGGGGATAGAGTCCACATAGTGACAAAAGCTGATAAAGGAAAAGGATTAAGCAAAAAAAGTTATATCAAAAATGCAGACTCCCTGATAACAAATGAAAAGAACATAGCTTTGACAACATTTTATGCTGACTGCGTACCAATATATATACTCGATCCTCTAAACAAGGCTATCGGACTGGCCCATGCCGGTTGGAAAGGAACTGTAAAAAAGATAGGGGCCAAGACACTTAATAAAATGACCTATCAATTTGGGACAAATCCAGCTGATTGTCTCGTTGCTATTGGTCCTTCCATAGGTCCTTGCTGTTTTGAAGTTGGATTTGAAGTGGCTGAGATATTCATTAAGAATTTTACCGACTCTCTTTCCCATATAACAAAACAAGAAAACCACAAATACCTTGTGGATTTGTGGTCAATAAACAAGAAGGAGTTTGTCAAATTGGGTGTGCCGGATAAAAATATATCAGTTAGCAGTCTTTGCACTTTATGTAATAAAGAAGTATTCTTTTCATATCGAGGAGAGCATGGAGATACGGGCAGAATGGCAGCCGTATTGATGCTGACTTAA